The Methanofervidicoccus sp. A16 genome has a segment encoding these proteins:
- a CDS encoding histidinol phosphate phosphatase domain-containing protein: protein MRYDFHTHTVFSDGELIPSELVRRAILLNHTALAITDHGDASNYKDLIEKTILAREELKRYWDIRVIVGIELTHIPPKSIPKMARRCKDVGAEIVLVHGETIVEPVEEGTNYYASISEDVDILAHPGLIDRECAENIKENNIFLEITSRKGHSLTNGHVMNVARDFNIPVVINTDTHSPSDLIDVNFARKVGLGCGMGRKELENALYYYPKELLKRLI, encoded by the coding sequence GTGAGATACGACTTCCATACCCATACAGTTTTCAGCGATGGAGAGTTGATACCTTCAGAACTTGTAAGGAGGGCAATACTACTTAACCATACAGCCCTGGCTATTACAGATCATGGAGATGCAAGTAATTACAAGGATCTAATAGAGAAGACAATATTAGCGAGGGAGGAGTTGAAGAGGTACTGGGATATAAGGGTAATTGTAGGTATTGAACTTACCCATATACCTCCTAAGTCTATCCCGAAGATGGCTAGAAGGTGTAAAGATGTGGGGGCTGAGATCGTTCTAGTCCATGGAGAGACAATAGTGGAACCTGTGGAGGAGGGAACGAATTACTACGCCTCTATCTCCGAAGATGTGGATATCTTAGCCCATCCAGGACTGATAGACAGGGAATGTGCAGAGAATATAAAGGAGAATAATATATTCTTGGAGATCACATCGAGGAAGGGACACTCTCTAACAAATGGACATGTGATGAACGTTGCAAGGGATTTCAATATACCTGTTGTGATAAATACAGATACTCACAGTCCCTCGGATCTTATAGATGTGAATTTTGCAAGGAAGGTAGGTTTAGGTTGTGGGATGGGTAGAAAGGAGTTGGAAAATGCTTTATATTATTATCCTAAGGAGTTGTTGAAGAGATTGATTTAA
- a CDS encoding TatD family hydrolase — protein MNVNIKDIPITDNHIHVDSKRGYGAEKVAKIFKNAGGKTLILLNKPSFTGDLIAPMDTLIRDIETIKKKVEGVQVYGLVGVHPCEITTMVERGKSLEYIKEKVIEALNYARKLVEEYEFLVGIGEVGRPHFKVSEDVWKISNEILLYCMEMARDIGCALQIHGESASEEQFREFRDMARSVNLNPEKVIKHHCGDNVLEGEKYGIFPSIMASKPVVEAAKKSLRFVMETDYIDDLRRPGAVLGIKTVPRRTRKLLEMGIIDEEGAYKIHKENIEKLYNIELE, from the coding sequence ATGAACGTAAATATAAAAGATATACCTATTACAGATAATCACATTCATGTAGACAGTAAGAGAGGTTACGGTGCTGAAAAGGTGGCAAAAATATTTAAAAATGCTGGAGGAAAAACTCTAATATTACTGAATAAACCCTCTTTTACAGGTGATTTAATCGCTCCCATGGATACGTTGATAAGGGATATAGAAACTATAAAGAAAAAGGTTGAAGGGGTACAAGTATATGGATTGGTAGGGGTACATCCCTGTGAAATCACCACTATGGTAGAGAGGGGAAAGAGTTTAGAATATATTAAAGAGAAGGTTATAGAAGCCTTAAACTATGCCAGAAAACTTGTAGAGGAGTATGAATTCTTAGTTGGTATTGGGGAGGTTGGAAGGCCCCACTTTAAAGTAAGTGAGGATGTATGGAAGATCTCCAACGAGATACTCTTATACTGTATGGAGATGGCCAGAGATATTGGATGTGCTCTACAGATCCACGGGGAGAGTGCCTCAGAGGAGCAGTTCAGGGAATTTAGGGACATGGCGAGATCTGTAAATCTGAACCCTGAAAAGGTTATAAAACACCACTGTGGAGATAACGTATTGGAGGGAGAAAAATACGGGATTTTTCCTTCTATTATGGCCTCTAAACCAGTTGTTGAGGCTGCAAAAAAATCTCTAAGGTTTGTAATGGAAACTGATTATATTGACGACTTAAGACGTCCTGGAGCAGTTTTAGGAATAAAGACAGTTCCAAGAAGAACAAGAAAACTTTTAGAGATGGGTATAATTGACGAGGAGGGTGCCTATAAAATTCATAAGGAAAATATTGAAAAACTTTATAACATAGAGCTGGAATAG
- a CDS encoding DNA-directed DNA polymerase II small subunit — MLEDFLNIEVLLTPESYHRINSMSEKERKNLLEKIKEFKNINDTFILLDDFFLNIFLNHNLEEIIKTYQKCNFLKYYVGNGVDDGEVEILEGSIEEVFDSSSSSTTEIVNNTVSNVIETNNNSITVEYTSTEVIDKTHDTLLKMEEERKKRISEIRSIRNSINRRINYVAKDIESKIKVYKEWDITGKSTCEGTIEDFIKYFRDRYNRIKGMIERKVKRKAYPLEKLYKMKGKSDVFIVGIVSDISTTKKGHRKVEIEDEKTSISVILMKDKIARGELPDDILLDEVVGFVGYVSNSGDIFFANECIRPDITPRTPKSIDEKIYTAFLSDIHVGSKEFLEKTFRRFIELLNGKISRGIEEKIVSRLKYISIAGDLIDGVGVYPGQEEDLYEIDVMAQYAEIATYLEEIPEHVHIIISPGNHDAVRPAEPQPALPKKVLKLFDSLDNVTFIGNPSYVNVHGLDFLIYHGRSFDDIVGQVPSARYTDPPSIMRELLKRRHLCPTYGGRCPIAPEHMDYLVIHKEPDVFHAGHIHINGYGTYKGTVMVNSGTFQEQTEFQKKMGIHPTPGRVPILDMSRMGDVYIEWDNGKITIG; from the coding sequence ATGTTAGAGGATTTTTTAAATATTGAGGTTCTACTAACTCCTGAGTCCTATCATAGAATAAACAGTATGTCTGAAAAAGAAAGAAAAAACTTACTAGAAAAAATTAAAGAATTTAAAAATATAAATGATACATTTATATTATTAGATGATTTCTTTTTAAATATTTTTTTAAACCATAATTTAGAGGAGATTATAAAAACATATCAAAAGTGCAACTTTTTAAAGTATTATGTAGGAAATGGAGTGGATGATGGAGAGGTGGAAATCCTGGAAGGTAGTATTGAAGAGGTTTTTGATAGTAGTTCATCATCTACCACTGAGATAGTCAATAATACTGTATCTAATGTCATAGAAACTAATAATAATAGTATTACAGTTGAATATACATCAACAGAAGTAATAGATAAGACTCATGATACCTTACTTAAAATGGAGGAAGAGCGGAAAAAAAGAATATCCGAGATAAGATCTATAAGAAATAGTATAAACCGTAGAATAAACTATGTAGCCAAGGATATAGAGAGTAAAATAAAAGTGTATAAAGAATGGGACATTACAGGTAAATCAACATGTGAAGGTACTATAGAGGATTTTATAAAGTACTTTAGGGATAGGTACAACAGGATAAAAGGCATGATAGAGAGAAAGGTAAAAAGGAAAGCATATCCCTTGGAAAAGTTGTACAAGATGAAAGGAAAGAGTGATGTATTTATTGTGGGAATAGTCTCTGATATAAGCACTACAAAGAAAGGACATAGGAAAGTAGAGATAGAGGATGAAAAAACCAGTATTTCGGTAATCCTGATGAAGGACAAGATAGCAAGGGGCGAACTACCTGACGATATACTACTCGATGAAGTTGTTGGATTCGTAGGATATGTTTCAAACAGTGGAGACATCTTCTTTGCAAATGAGTGTATAAGGCCAGATATAACTCCAAGAACACCTAAGAGTATTGATGAAAAGATATATACCGCCTTTCTATCTGATATCCACGTAGGAAGTAAGGAGTTCCTGGAAAAGACATTTAGAAGGTTTATAGAACTACTAAACGGTAAGATAAGTAGAGGTATAGAGGAGAAGATCGTCAGTAGGTTGAAGTACATCTCTATAGCCGGGGATCTCATAGATGGGGTTGGAGTATATCCTGGGCAGGAGGAGGATCTCTACGAGATAGATGTTATGGCACAGTACGCCGAGATTGCAACCTACCTGGAGGAGATACCTGAACATGTACATATAATTATATCCCCTGGGAACCACGACGCTGTAAGACCTGCAGAACCTCAACCTGCACTACCTAAGAAGGTGTTGAAGTTATTTGACAGTTTAGACAACGTCACCTTTATAGGTAATCCCAGTTATGTAAACGTCCATGGATTGGATTTTTTAATATACCACGGTAGAAGTTTTGACGATATCGTGGGACAGGTGCCCTCTGCTAGATATACAGATCCTCCCTCTATAATGAGGGAACTGTTGAAGAGGAGGCACCTATGTCCAACATATGGAGGTAGATGCCCTATAGCACCTGAACATATGGATTACCTCGTTATCCATAAGGAGCCAGATGTATTCCACGCTGGACATATACATATAAACGGTTACGGTACCTACAAAGGTACTGTGATGGTGAACAGTGGTACTTTCCAGGAACAGACAGAGTTCCAGAAGAAGATGGGTATCCACCCAACACCTGGGAGAGTACCTATCTTGGATATGTCCAGAATGGGAGATGTATATATTGAGTGGGATAATGGGAAAATAACTATTGGGTAG